A genome region from Gadus macrocephalus chromosome 15, ASM3116895v1 includes the following:
- the si:ch73-105b23.6 gene encoding uncharacterized protein si:ch73-105b23.6 isoform X2 — MRFPLLWLICLFVRLKYCYTADPIDCETAGWKCHPRAECLQVNANVTCVCRDGYQGNGQECEDIDECLSGLSDCHPNALCNNTLGSYSCACRPGYIGNGFLCQDINECQRENGRCHSNATCINYEGGSGCQCKTGFSGNGFQCTDNDECSYQRICHWNATCTNNPGSYVCTCNAGYKGNGNYLCLDIDECSQTPVVCSSSLGYRGCKNLPGTYQCTCSTGYQNNGNYCQDIDECAAKRCSQYADCRNTLGSYRCTCTPGFEGNGLSCVDVNECNGIHNCHSSAVCINVVGRYECSCLPGFLGDGQNCQDVDECITVGICPAGAVCVNNPGSYDCNCGRGYLYNNSMCQDEDECASGLCSPYASCTNFPASFNCQCKPGFNGDGLSCVDEDECSMARQCHANAVCINRPGSYNCSCEVGYSGDGVLRCTDVNECLVDNGGCSNLATCVNAQGSFSCLCSNGFTLVNKTLCQDVDECEENSVACSANEWCLNTAGSYECRCLAGFYRPGGQVGCADVDECRNKPCHANATCLNAEGSYECTCNGGFSGNGTHCKDVNECLAEGRCHQRALCINAEGGFSCVCQQGFVGDGFYCEDVNECLFNATCPPISTCINSPGAYVCSCLNGSVAIDSLCLLPSSQCDPACHPHGLCHSSPSGYQCVCDLGYMGDGLICSDIDECQLENVCPRNETECVNIPGSFACICRAGFILNETNCVDVNECESPVRRCSEFSSCENTIGSHLCRCLSGFAGDGITCLESELFPFGSEVGDDHVEVSSEDGNSPFITPPLGLPFMGKLYNRVFFSDNGLVQFQSVSQNEQRLLPVPFPAGFHGNEGLALLAVFWDDADLTLGQGRLLYKEYSSLDMSDIYSQIVFNRTARAVTEFEGQRGRPSFTPAWILKITWDSVMAISYQKVNLSETNTFQCILTTDGVRTFALLHYGAMRWGPGQRIHQDALIGYTDGGTHYHNHNRPASAADPTADPTSSINPTAITASITATTGPPPAGPYEPGGRYRPQHTVGPGGRPGQLLWDLSGPDPQEEEAGEGAEVDQRLRCQTWAQSEPAPAEWASEVPACPCTRAQATEDLAFLPQTVRPRLPQVRALRDQRWGSGSGHVFLSALPNRWGSGKTCVYDPQGELQGGYSERYFSAEDTQRHIDEDLLPFQWCCVESPLCHLYLTKRPLDRCQGYGWVSPEQSTLAKKSTQGVAMVYGSLHFITFDGLRYSFRALGVFVLLRLSSALGSNRFTLQGEMGRLQQSGGRPAEAPVLVRMAAYHQGIGKVEWKCANQGDGLELLVGGVSVPVTIGVVHRSAWGFIVRCVSLSRCAAVYAGGLHARAWRVGGGGGGGGCQLGAVVEVPQAFYNRTVGLLGLWSSTRADDLLMSNGRVLPQASPDPRPEDHLHTFGMSWEVPIPETLLSSVLPPLVPLHGPSPQELLAAVSPGDLAQLQRACHGSPECVHDTLATGSPALGLQSLEAQARYRYLTALFGNMPPIVVEPMVIRGKVDSRMGVQLRAIDANQDPITFSLLSPRPRMPSINSSGYLTWLPQGAEPVELSVKVSDPLVSSLFSPVLQVCNCLNGGTCQYDAITHNYLQGKFQVVGCLCPEGFSGEFCRVVWDPCLGDPCFPGVDCLPGAEPESFSCGECPSPNVYQGKQGYKCFQKDFCLPPSPFPCHEMADCDNNGYSYSCKCKPGYTGDGFNCTDIDECQDPSACPNAKFECMNRPGSVHCSCRYQKSMAADGCGESANPPGFNVFNVSMDWKDPTQDMLTQLEEILSVGFQNKFYNASIKGPRQGSGPGPGEYRINVSSDTPAWYIQEYLGRVGRFYGIGLPEVGDLDECAAKEAACAWPALCANTYGGYRCVCNGTTEVDESQACVLGSHVIQGGNESSVVEPPEGDNTALILGLVLGIGIPFLLLLLALLCFCCCCPRKKTAPREPSHLLPGYLQYIPPPFNYSDPSLQYISHSCPRSLDTPPPRSYHHTNHIYSSAS, encoded by the exons ATGCG GTTTCCACTGCTGTGGTTGATTTGTCTGTTTGTAAGGCTGAAATACTGCTACACAG ctGACCCAATAGACTGTGAGACGGCGGGCTGGAAGTGCCACCCCCGTGCCGAGTGTCTGCAAGTCAACGCCAACGTCACCTGTGTGTGCCGTGATGGCTACCAAGGAAACGGGCAAGAATGTGAAGATATCGATGAGTGTCTCAGTGGCCTAAGCGACTGCCACCCCAACGCACTCTGTAATAACACCCTTGGCAGCTACAGCTGTGCATGCCGGCCTGGGTACATCGGGAATGGCTTCCTCTGTCAGGATATCAACGAGTGCCAAAGGGAGAATGGAAGGTGCCATTCCAACGCCACGTGCATCAACTACGAGGGTGGGAGTGGTTGCCAATGCAAAACGGGCTTCAGTGGCAATGGCTTTCAGTGCACCGATAACGACGAGTGCTCTTACCAGCGGATTTGCCACTGGAACGCAACCTGCACTAACAACCCGGGTTCTTACGTGTGCACTTGTAATGCTGGTTATAAAGGCAACGGGAACTACCTATGTCTGGACATTGATGAGTGTTCACAGACGCCTGTTGTGTGCTCATCCTCGTTAGGTTACAGAGGCTGCAAGAACTTGCCCGGCACCTACCAATGTACATGTAGCACTGGTTACCAGAACAACGGGAACTACTGCCAGGACATTGACGAGTGTGCCGCTAAAAGGTGCAGCCAGTACGCGGATTGCAGGAACACCTTAGGATCGTACAGGTGCACATGTACACCCGGCTTTGAGGGCAATGGACTATCATGCGTGGACGTCAATGAGTGCAATGGCATCCACAACTGTCACTCCAGCGCAGTCTGTATCAACGTCGTTGGCAGGTACGAATGCTCTTGCTTGCCAGGTTTCCTTGGAGATGGCCAGAATTGCCAGGATGTTGACGAGTGCATAACGGTCGGGATCTGTCCCGCCGGTGCCGTGTGTGTCAACAACCCAGGTTCATACGACTGCAACTGCGGTCGCGGCTACCTCTACAACAACTCAATGTGTCAAGACGAGGATGAGTGTGCATCAGGACTCTGCAGTCCCTATGCCAGCTGCACCAATTTCCCGGCCTCCTTCAACTGCCAGTGTAAGCCCGGGTTCAACGGCGACGGCCTCAGCTGCGTTGATGAGGACGAGTGCTCGATGGCCCGGCAGTGCCACGCCAATGCCGTTTGCATCAACCGGCCTGGCTCTTACAACTGCAGCTGCGAAGTGGGGTACTCCGGAGACGGTGTCCTTCGCTGCACAGACGTCAACGAGTGTCTGGTGGACAACGGGGGCTGTAGTAACCTGGCGACCTGTGTCAACGCCCAGGGCTCCTTCTCTTGTCTCTGCTCCAACGGCTTCACCCTGGTCAACAAGACTCTGTGTCAGGACGTCGACGAGTGTGAGGAGAACAGCGTCGCATGCAGTGCTAACGAGTGGTGTCTCAACACTGCAGGGTCTTACGAGTGCCGGTGCCTGGCCGGGTTCTACCGCCCGGGTGGCCAGGTGGGCTGCGCCGACGTGGACGAATGCAGGAACAAGCCGTGCCACGCCAACGCCACCTGCCTCAACGCAGAGGGCTCATATGAGTGCACCTGCAACGGCGGTTTCTCAGGGAACGGCACACATTGTAAGGACGTAAACGAGTGTCTGGCGGAGGGCAGGTGCCACCAGCGGGCGCTGTGCATCAACGCAGAAGGGGGTTTCTCCTGTGTCTGTCAGCAAGGGTTCGTGGGCGACGGCTTCTACTGTGAGGACGTGAATGAATGCCTCTTCAACGCCACCTGTCCACCCATCTCCACCTGCATCAACTCCCCCGGGGCCTACGTCTGCTCGTGTCTGAACGGCAGCGTGGCAATCGATAGCCTCTGTTTGCTACCCAGTTCCCAGTGCGACCCCGCCTGCCATCCGCATGGCCTGTGTCACTCTTCGCCGTCCGGCTACCAGTGTGTCTGTGATCTTGGATACATGGGCGATGGTCTGATTTGCTCGGACATAGATGAGTGCCAGTTGGAAAATGTCTGTCCCCGAAATGAGACGGAATGTGTAAATATCCCAGGATCCTTTGCCTGTATCTGCAGGGCTGGATTTATACTGAACGAGACAAATTGTGTTG ACGTGAACGAGTGTGAGTCCCCGGTTCGTCGCTGTAGTGAATTTTCCAGTTGTGAGAACACCATTGGAAGCCATCTGTGCCGCTGCCTCAGTGGCTTCGCCGGCGACGGAATCACCTGCTTGG AGAGCGAGCTGTTCCCGTTTGGATCAGAGGTTGGGGACGACCATGTGGAGGTCAGCTCAGAAGACGGGAACTCCCCCTTCATCACTCCCCCCCTGGGCCTTCCCTTCATGGGAAAACTGTACAACAGGGTTTTT TTTTCAGACAACGGCCTTGTCCAGTTCCAGTCCGTCTCCCAGAATGAACAGCGCCTGTTACCTGTCCCTTTTCCTGcgggtttccatggcaacgagggCCTGGCCCTGTTGGCGGTGTTCTGGGACGATGCTGACCTCACGCTCGGGCAGGGGCGGCTGCTCTACAAG GAATACAGCTCGCTGGATATGTCGGACATCTACTCTCAGATCGTGTTTAACCGCACAGCGCGGGCCGTGACAGAGTTCGAGGGGCAGAGGGGCCGACCCTCCTTCACCCCCGCCTGGATCCTCAAGATCACCTGGGACAGCGTGATGGCCATCTCCTACCAGAAGGTCAACctgtcagag acCAACACCTTCCAGTGCATCCTGACCACGGACGGCGTGCGCACCTTCGCCCTCCTGCACTACGGCGCCATGCGCTGGGGCCCCGGCCAGCGCATCCACCAGGACGCGCTCATCGGCTACACGGACGGAGGAACCCactaccacaaccacaaccgccCGGCCTCCGCCGCCGACCCCACCGCCGACCCCACCTCCTCTATCAACCCCACCGCCATCACCGCCTCCATCACCGCCACTACCGGCCCGCCACCAGCAGGGCCCTACGAACCCGGCGGGCGGTACCGTCCCCAGCACACGGTGGGCCCCGGGGGTCGCCCGGGGCAGCTGCTGTGGGACCTGAGCGGCCCCGacccacaggaggaggaggcgggggagggggcggaggtggACCAGCGGCTGCGCTGCCAGACCTGGGCCCAGAGCGAGCCCGCGCCGGCCGAGTGGGCGTCGGAGGTGCCGGCGTGCCCGTGCACGCGCGCCCAGGCCACGGAGGACTTGGCCTTCCTGCCCCAGACGGTCCGCCCCCGCCTGCCGCAGGTCCGGGCGCTGAGGGACCAGCGGTGGGGCAGCGGCAGCGGACACGTCTTCCTGTCGGCGCTCCCTAACCGCTGGGGCTCCGGGAAGACGTGTGTGTATGACCCCCAAGGGGAGCTGCAGGGGGGCTACAGCGAGCGCTACTTCTCCGCGGaagacacgcagagacacatcG atGAGGATCTCTTGCCCTTCCAGTGGTGCTGCGTTGAGTCTCCTCTGTGCCATCTTTACCTCACCAAGAGGCCCCTAGATCGTTGCCAGGGTTACGGCTGGGTCAGCCCTGAACAGAGTACTCTGGCCAAGAAGTCAACACAGGGTGTTG CGATGGTATACGGCAGCCTGCATTTCATCACCTTTGATGGGTTGCGTTACTCCTTCCGGGCCCTGGGGGTGTTTGTGCTGCTGAGGCTGTCCTCAGCGTTGGGTTCAAACAGGTTCACCCTGCAGGGGGAGATGGGCAGGCTGCAGCAGAGCGGGGGAAGGCCCGCAGAGGCTCCGGTGTTGGTGAGGATGGCCGCCTACCACCAGGGCATTGGCAAG GTGGAGTGGAAGTGCGCAAACCAAGGAGACGGACTGGAGTTGTTAGTTGGTGGTGTGAGTGTTCCAGTCACCATAG GCGTGGTCCACAGGAGCGCGTGGGGCTTCATCGTGCGCTGCGTGTCTCTGAGCCGCTGCGCCGCCGTGTACGCCGGGGGTCTCCACGCCAGGGCCTGGcgcgtcggcggcggcggcggggggggcggctgTCAGCTGGGGGCCGTGGTGGAGGTGCCCCAGGCCTTCTACAACCGCACCGTGGGCCTGCTGGGCCTCTGGAGCTCCACCCGCGCGGACGACCTGCTGATGTCCAACGGCAGGGTCCTCCCCCAGGCCAGCCCCGACCCCCGGCCCGAGGACCACCTGCACACCTTCGGCATGTCCT GGGAGGTCCCCATCCCGGAGACCCTGCTGTCCTCCGTCCTACCCCCGCTGGTGCCCCTCCACGGCCCGTCCCCCCAGGAGCTGCTGGCGGCCGTGAGCCCGGGGGACCTGGCCCAGCTCCAGAGGGCGTGCCACGGCAGCCCCGAGTGTGTCCACGACACCCTGGCCACGGGCAGCCCCGCCCTGGGCCTGCAGAGCCTGGAGGCCCAGGCCCGCTACCGCTACCTCACCGCGCTCTTCG GCAACATGCCCCCAATAGTAGTGGAGCCTATGGTGATCCGCGGCAAGGTCGACTCCAGGATGGGCGTCCAGCTCCGCGCCATCGACGCCAACCAAGACCCCATCACCTTCTCCTTGCTCTCCCCTAGACCACGAATGCCCTCCATCAACagca GTGGGTACCTTACTTGGTTGCCGCAGGGCGCCGAGCCCGTGGAGCTGAGCGTGAAGGTCAGCGACCCGCTCGTCAGCTCCCTGTTCAGCCCGGTCCTCCAGGTGTGCAACTGCCTCAACGGGGGCACCTGCCAGTACGACGCCATCACCCACAACTACCTGCAGGGCAAATTCCAG GTGGTGGGCTGTCTGTGTCCGGAGGGCTTCAGCGGGGAGTTCTGCAGGGTGGTCTGGGACCCGTGTCTGGGCGATCCGTGTTTCCCAGGCGTGGATTGTCTGCCCGGGGCCGAGCCAGAGAGCTTCTCCTGCGGAGAGTGTCCCTCGCCCAATGTCTACCAGGGCAAACAAGGATACAAGTGCTTCCAGAAGG ACTTttgcctgcctccctcccctttTCCCTGCCATGAGATGGCTGACTGCGACAACAATGGCTACAGCTACTCTTGCAAGTGTAAACCTGGCTACACCGGGGACGGATTTAATTGCACAG ACATCGACGAGTGTCAGGACCCCTCTGCCTGCCCCAACGCCAAGTTTGAGTGCATGAACCGGCCTGGTTCTGTGCACTGCTCCTGTAGGTACCAGAAGAGTATGGCGGCTGATGGCTGTG GTGAGTCAGCAAACCCTCCAG GTTTTAATGTGTTTAACGTCTCCATGGACTGGAAGGATCCCACACAGGATATGCTGacacag TTGGAGGAGATCCTGTCGGTGGGCTTCCAGAACAAGTTCTACAACGCCAGCATTAAGGGCCCGCGGCAGGGGTCCGGGCCGGGGCCCGGGGAGTACCGCATCAACGTGTCCAGCGACACCCCCGCATGGTACATCCAGGAATACCTGGGCCGCGTGGGACGCTTCTACGGCATCGGCCTTCCCGAGGTCGGag ATCTGGACGAGTGCGCGGCCAAGGAGGCCGCGTGCGCGTGGCCGGCCCTCTGCGCCAACACCTACGGCGGCTACAGGTGCGTGTGCAACGGCACCACCGAGGTGGACGAGTCCCAGGCCTGCGTGTTGG GCAGTCATGTTATCCAAGGAGGGAACGAGAGCAGTGTGGTGGAGCCTCCGGAGGGGGACAACACAGCCCTGATCCTGGGCCTGGTGCTGGGCATTGGCATCcccttcctgctgctgctgctcgccCTGTtgtgcttctgctgctgctgcccccgcaAAAAGACCGCCCCCAGAGA GCCGTCCCATTTGCTGCCTGGGTACCTGCAGTACATCCCCCCGCCCTTCAACTactctgacccctccctccaGTACATCAGCCACTCCTGCCCCCGCTCCCTGGACACGCCCCCACCCAGGAGCTACCATCACACCAATCATATATATTCGTCGGCAagctga